GGGCTGAAGCATCGGGTGAGGGCCAACGAGTCCGGCTGTCTGGATCAGCGTGAACATGGCCCCGTGGTGGTGGTGTACCCGGAGGCGGTCTGGTACGGAAAGGTTCACGTTGATGATGTCGGGGAGATTGTGCAGCAGCACCTGATGAATGGGAAGCCCGTTGAGCGGCTGCGGCTGCCGGAATCCTGCATCAACAATGAACATTGTCCGCATCGCAATGCTAAGTCGAAGTAGAAGAACACGGTCATCTATCTGGATGCGCGTGATATATTCGCTTAAAGTCCAATGATCTTCTCTAAAGATTACGTAGGGTATCTGGCACGCCAGACCGTAAAACAGCTGATTGCGCAGAAGATGATCCAGACCGAAAAGCCGGCTATTCTCGATGAGCGAGTTGCGGCGGCTATGGTCGATGAGCTTTCACTCGAGGATCGCATCAACGACGAGGTTCGGGTGATTCTGGAGGCATTTCAGGATGATATGCGCAAGACCGGGGCAAGTTATCCCGAGATGTTCAAGAAGGTGAAGAACGAGCTCGCGCGCAAATACAAGGCGGTGCTGTGAGAATCTCCCGCGATAAATTGAACAAACTTGCTCACACGGTGGCCGATACGCTGGCTGAGATTCAGGAGTGTGACTTCCTTGAGGATCGCAATACGATCCGCCAGGAAGCCCGGCGGGCGCTGGAAAGGCTGCTGACCGAAGAGACGAAGATTGATGCGGCGGCGCGCCAGAAGATTGCGTCCCAGCGCAAGATCATTCTCGAGGGATCCCAGGAATGGGACATCCTTTACCGGAAGTATTACAACGATGAGGTTAAGAAGCTCGGCCTCTGATTTCAGGCAGAAAATCCTCAACGAAGTTGTTGTTCGGGAAGGCGAGAATCAGCTTTCCTTTGCTATAATGGATTATCGCGACAGAGAAGACCCTTCTCTGTGATGGCGTTATGGTGTAACTGGTTAACACGCCGCCCTCTCAAGGCGGAGAGTCCGGGTTCGAGCCCCGGTAACGCTACCAAATCTGTCCATCCTCGCAAGTCGTCAGAGCCTTGGCGCCATGGTGTAACTGGTTAACACGCGGCCCTTTCAAGGCTGAGAGTACGGGTTCGATCCCCGTTGGCGCTACCAAATTTCCAAACGATATACTTGTGTCTGTGAGCAAAACGTTTTACATCGAGACCTTTGGCTGCCAGATGAATGTCCATGACTCGGAAAAGGTCATTGGTACTCTGGAGCACGAAGGCTACGCTCAGGTCCATGATGAGACCGCTGCCGATCTGATCCTGTACAACACTTGTTCCATTCGCGACAAGGCTGAGCAGAAGGTCTTTCACCGACTGAATGAATACAAGCGCATGCAGGGCGAGGGCAAGAAGTTCGCCGTTATCGGCTGTGTCGCCCAACAGGAAGGCGAACGCATCTTTGAGCGCGCTCCATTCGTTTCCATCGTGGCTGGCTCTGCGTCGTATCGCAATCTGCCCACAATGCTTGAGCGACTTGAAGCGGGGGAGACGCGCATTACCGGTCTTGACGATCGCCAGACCGATGAAACATTTGATACGGAGTTCACAGTCCGCTCCAATCCTCACCGGGGTTACATCACGATTATTGAGGGCTGCGACAAGTTCTGCGCCTACTGCGTGGTTCCGTATACCCGTGGTAAGGAGCGCTCGCGCACCTCGGCTTCTGTGCTCGTTGAAGCTCGCCGGATGGCCGACGAAGGACATACCGATATTCAGCTTCTCGGTCAGAACGTTAACTCGTGGCGCGATCCTTCCGGCCGTATGAGCTTTGCGGAGTTACTTACTGAGGTTGGTAACATCTCCGGCATTCGCCGTGTGCGTTTTACGACTTCGCACCCTCGGGACTTTACGCGCGACATCGTAGAGGCAATCGATGCCACTCCTACGATCTGCGACCATATTCACCTTCCGGTACAGTCGGGTTCTTCTTCGGTACTGCACACCATGTCGCGCGAGTACACGCGAGAGTGGTATCTGGAGCGCATGAGTTGGATCCACTCCGCCAAGCGCGATATCTCGATCACCAGCGACATGATCGTCGGCTTCCCAGGCGAGACAGATGCGGACTTTGAGCAGACCATCACACTGCTGGATGCTGTGCGCTACGATGGCGTCTTTGCCTTCAAGTTTTCGCCACGTCCGAATACTCCGGCGGTCAATATGGCCGATAGCATCTCCGATGAGGTCAAGAATGAGCGTCTGCGCATTCTTAATGATCGCCAGCGAGAGATTCAGCGCGAGCACTATGCGCGGCATCTCGGCCATAACGTCGAAGTTATGGTGGAAAGCTACAATCAGGCCCGTGGCCAGATCGTAGGCCGTTCCAGCCAGAATAAGACAGTCAACTTTACGGTTCCAATCGGCGCTTCTGAACCACCGATCGGGAGTTATCTCCCGATTCACATCACGCGTACACAACCGAATTGTCTGGTCGGTGAAGCTGTTGCTGGAGTAGACCCCCTTCAGGCTACCCATCAACCCCAACCCTTCGTCGTATTAAATTGAGATGACTACCTCGGCCCCACAAACGGTTTCCACGCATAGCGCAGATGAAGTCGAGATGCAGATTCGCGGCCTGATGATGGATCCGGTTACGAATATGCCAATTGTGGTGCTTAAAGATGTCGCCAGCGATACGGTCCTGCCCATTTGGGTGGGGATCTTTGAGGCCAATGCCATTGCGCTGGAACTGGAGAAGACAGCCACGCCTCGCCCGATGACTCATGATTTGATGCGCAATATGGCGCGGAACCTTAACGCCGAGGTTCGTAAGGTGGTTGTTTCGGAGTTGCGCGATGACACCTTCTACGCCGTGATCTGGCTTGATCAGGCAGGCGAGACAATTGCAATGGACGCTCGCCCTTCAGACGCGATCGCTTTGGCGCTGCGTTGGGATTGCCCCATCTATGTGAATCGCGATGTCCTCGAAAACTCGCGCCAGGCTGCGACTGGAATGCAATCCGTCAATTCCGATGAGATGCGCCGCTGGCTTGAGAATCTGAACGACGACGAGATGGGCCGCTATAAGATGTAGTTATCATCTCCACCTCCCCTGAGAGCATAGCTACGAATGTCCCTGAAAAAGACTCCCCTTCGTCTCTCCGCACGCGCACTGCTCTCTGTCGAACGGCTTGTTCGTCCCGCGCCCGCGATTTCTCCTGCCAGCATTCTTGTACTGGAGTATCTGTTGCCTCTGGGGTGTTGTATTCATCTCACCCCGCTTTACCAGGCGATCAAGCGATCGGTTCCGGAGAGCACGATAACGGTAGCCACCCGCGGCCTTGGGCTCTCAGTACTGCGACACAACACCTTCATCGATTACCTGATTGAGACACCAGACCCACTGGTTACTCCTCTGAAAGCTGCACAATCGCTCCGCGCAGAGCTTTCACGGCGTTCTCTGCGGCCTGAGTTGATCCTTACAGGAGCCTCGGATCAACGAACTCGTATTGCGGTGATGGCCATGCTGACGGCTCCTGCAATTCGTGGCGGCTTCACGATTCATAACGAGCTTTATCATCGTCCGCTCATCTACGATTCTCAGAGAAGCCTGATCGACAATAATCTTCGTATGGCGGAGTTTGTCTCTGCTTCTCCAGAGCATCGAGAGCCTCGCGTCTTTTTCTCGGAGGCCAATGCTGCTGCTGCGCAGAAATTGATTCAGGCTGCGAATCCAGAGGCACGCCCTCTTGTTGTCTTCGTAACGCAGAACAGCGGCGGACAACTTACCGGATGGCATACCTCCCGCTTCGTGGAGGTTATCCAGCATACATACAACAAACTTGGCTGCGCTGTCGTTTATGTAGGAACCGATAGAGACCATGATTCCATTGAAGAGATTCGCAAGGCTGCCGGAGGGGTCGGCGTCTCGCTTGCGGGAAAGACTTCAGTGACAGAGTTAGCAGCCCTGCTTGCGTTGGCGGATGCAGCCGTATCGCTCGATACGGGAACCATGCACGTCGGCCGCTGCGTTGGGCTGCCAATGGTCGTGATCGGCCCTTCATGGCAGAAGCCTATCGAGTGGCTTCCGCTGGAATTACCGCAGGTTCGTATCCTTCGTGGGCCCGATCGTGACCGCAAGGACATTCCTGCGAATTACAAACTGGATGAAGTCGAAGCTCCCGCAGTGATCGTAGCCTTAGAAGATCTGCTGACGAAATATCCCGCGAATGCAGCAAGCCGTCAGCAGCGTCTTAACGCCGGAATCTCAACGATCGATCATCTTCAGCCTTGATCGACTTCGCGCTATCTCTTCGCGAGTTCATTAAGGAGTGTAAAGAACTCAGGGAATGAGATTGCTGCAGCTTCAGCACCGTGAATAATATTTTCGCTGCTTGCCCGCAAAGCTGCGACAGAGAAGGCCATCGCGATTCTGTGGTCGCTGCCCGAGTCGATCTCCGCCCCATGAAGCTGCTGGTTGCCGGTGATCGCCAGACCATCTTCGAACTCTGTCAACTCTGCCCCCATGGCCCTTAGATTTTTGACGACAAGTGCGATGCGATCGGATTCCTTTACACGCAGTTCCTTTGCATCGCGGATGACTACGCCATCACGAGTATAGGGAGCGATCGCTGCGATCACAGGAAGTTCGTCGATCAGCTGTGCCGAGAGGGCGCCGGAGATCTTGGCGCCTTTCAACCCCTCAGGCGAGCGATTGACCTGAATGGTTCCAATGGTCTCGCCGTGATGTTCTTCGACCATCAAGACCTTGATCTTTCCACCCAGCGTTGTGATTACATCCAACAACGCAGCGCGGGTTGGATTCATCCCGAGGGAGTCCAGTACAAGATTCGAGTCCGGAAAGAGGAGGGCAGCGCAGAGAAAAAACGCCGCCGAAGAGATGTCTCCCGGAACGGTAGCGTCGATGGACTTGAGCTTCTGGCCTCCAGAGATGCTCAACTTCTCACTGGAGCGCGTCAGGGTTGCGCCAAAGGCCTTTAAGGCGTGCTCGGAGTGGTCGCGTGTCCGTACGGCCTCCGACAGGCTGGTCGTTCCCTCTGCCTGCAAGCCAGCGAAGAGCACGGCCGTCTTGACCTGGGCCGACGGGATCGGCGTCTCAAAGTCGATCGCCTTTAGCGGGCCACCGTGAATCGTCATGGGAGCATGGCCATCGACGAGGTCGATGCGGGCACCCATGGCCGACAAGGGCTTCCGGATGCGCTCCATGGGACGCATCGTCAGCGAGTGATCCCCAATGAGCGTAAATGTATGCGGATGCGGAGCAATCAGACCTGCCAGCATGCGCATGGTGCTGCCCGAGTTGCCGCAGTCGAGTTCGGCCTTCGGTTGTTGGAAGGCTCCGGCCACGCCGGTCACTTCAATCTGTGTTTCGGATTTGACGACCTTCGCCCCCAGGGCCTCCATGCATCCCAGCGTGGAGTGTGGATCAGCCCCCGTCGAAAAGTTAGAAAGGCGCGTGGTTCCTTCCGCGATTCCGGCCAGCATGGCATAGCGATGTGAGATGGACTTATCGCCGGGAACAGTAACAGAACCCTGGAAACTACGGGCAGGACGAACGATCTGGGTCGTAGAAGGCTGAGCAATCGAGGAAGACATTACTTTTATCCTAACCTTTCTGTCACGGGCTTGATACACTGCCGAGGTTTCCACCGAATCCTGGGCCTCAGATCGTATTGCGAATCAGGAGTATTTCTATGAAAAGCAAATGCCTTGCACTCTTCCTGCTGGGGGCGTTGCCCTCTGCACTCTATGCCGATTTCAGTTATACGGAGACGACGCAGATCACCGGCGGCGCAATGCTTAACATGATGAAAACTGTAAGCGTCTTTAGCAAGCAGGCCCGACAGATCGGAGAGCCTATCGTCTCCACGGTGAGCATCCAGGGAAACCGCATGGTCAGGTCGAACTCCATGCGGACAGAGATCGTGGACCTGAATGCTGAGACCATCACGACCATCGACCACGCCAAGAAGCAGTACACCACGATGACCTTCGAGCAGATGCGCCAGCAGATGAACGAAGCGATGAAGAAGGGCAAGGAGCAAAGGGAAACCGGGACACAACCCTCTGATACGGATCTTTCCTTTCAGGTTAAGGTTCGGAATACCGGAGCAACGAAAGATGTTGCAGGCGTGAATACGAGCGAGGCGATCCTGAACATGACGATGGATGCGACTGATAAGAAGTCCGGGCAGACTGGCTCGCTGGCGATCACGAACGATATGTGGCTGGCTCCTGAGGTTCCCGGCTATGACGAGGTTCGAGAGTTTCAGCGACGTTTTGCTTTGAAGCTCGGAACGGTCTTCAGTGAATCCTTCAACCCAACAATGTTTGCTTCGCAACCGGGCGCAGGCAAGGCCCTGGCCGACATGGTCAAGGAGATGTCAAAGCTCAAGGGGATTCCTCTGCTCCAGGTGATGCGTATGGGAACTACGGCCAATGGGGATCCTCTTCCAGCTGCTTCAGAAGCTCCGTTGCCGCAATCGAACTCTCCGGCGATGCCGAGCGCGGGACAGGTCGCAAAGGATTCCGCGACCTCTGCTATCACCAGCAGTCTGGGGCTGGGAGGTTTGGGTGGATTCGGACGCAAGAAGAAAGCTGCGGATCCCGCGCCAGCTGCGGATGCTTCTGCCTCGCAGGGGCCAGCTGTTTTGGTCGAGTCGAACACGCAGATGAGTGATTTTTCGCAGTCTGCCGTGGATGCGTCGAAGTTCGCGATTCCGGCAGGTTACAAACAGATTGAGCCGAAGATCGCGAATCCGTAACCCGTCAGAGCGCGCGGAGCACGACGACGGTTTCATCGTCGAAATGCTCGGTGCCTGACTGGAAGGTTCCGACTGCATCGAGAATTGCATCGGCTGCCGAGGCCGCCGTGGGCTGTCGTAGAGTCTTGAGAACCTTGGTCAGCCGCTCGGTGCCGAACATCTCGCCTTTGGCATTCTCGGCATCGGGAATGCCGTCGGAGAAGAAGACCATCAGATCACCGGGGCGAGTGGAGATGGTGAACTCTTCGTATTCGACGTCCGGAAAGAGGCCGAGTGGAAAACCCTCAGCCTTGATGGTCTTTACGTCGACGGTCGTTCGCGAACTGCTGGAGGACAGCGAGACGAATAACGGCTGAACCGACCCTGCGTTAGCAATCTGAATCGTCTGGTTCGAGTCGTCCCAGATGGCGATCAGCATGGTGACGTACTGCGAATCCATGCGGCGCTCCTGTAACTGCTCGTTGAGCGCAGCCAGCAGCGCTGCGGGAGACAGATGTTGTGTCGCCAGAGAGCGCAAGATTCCGCTGACCAGGGCAGCGTAGAGAGCCGCTGGGGCTGCCTTTCCACTGACATCACCAATCGCCACGGCGACACGACCGGGGCCGTAGTCGAGAAAGTCGTAGACATCGCCGCCGATGGAGCGCGCGGCGAAGAACTGGGCGGCGAACTCCGCATGCTCGAGCTTGGGCGGTTGTGGAGGCATCAGGCGCAGCTGGACCTGACGGGCCATCTCGAGATCGCGCTCCATGCGTTGTTCTTCCTCGTGGATGCGTTGATAGAGCCTCGCGTTCGCAATAGAGATGGCAACCTGCGCAGCGAGCGTGGAGAGCGTCCGCTGATGGTCTTCGTTGTAGTAGTTAATTCGGGTGTGCTCGAGGTCGATCACCCCGATGACCTTGCCCTTGTAGATCAGTGGGACGGCAAGTTCAGAGCGTGTCTCCGGATTTACGGCAACATAACGGGCGTCCTTGCGGGCGTCGGATGCGAGGACAGGCTCGCGGAGCTGCGCGGCTGAACCGATAATGCCCTCACCAAGAGCGACGCTGCGTTCGCGGGTAATGCGTTCTCCATAGCGGGAGCTGAAGCGGTGTTGAAACTGCTGCGTGCGTTCACTCCACAGCAGAATGGTAAACATTTGATAGTCGATGACACGTTTAAGTAGTTGCCCGATGCGTTCGAGCAGGTCATCGACATCGAGAATGCTGGTGATCTCGCGCGAGATATCGTTGAGCACAGTCAGCGTCTGAGCTTGCCGGGAGACTCGGGTGTAGAGTCGCGCGTTTTCGACTGCGACGGCCATGCGAGAAGCGACCATCTCAAGCAGTCGCTGATGCTCGGTGGTAAAGAAACCGACTGCCTCAGACTCGAGATCGAGGACACCAATGACGCGGTTTTTGACGATGAGCGGGACGGCCATCTCCGAGCGAACGTTCGGATTGGCGTTGATGTAATGCTCTTCCTTTGAAACATCATCAACCCGCAAGGTTCTGCGCTGAAGAGCCGCTTGACCGACGATGCCACGGCCCATTTTCAGGCGGGTACGCTCGACATCCGGTGTATGGCCGATCTGAAAGCGCATCCAGAGTTCCTGCGTGCGATCGTTGATGAGCAGGATGGCGAAAATTCGATAGTCGATGACGGCGCGGACGAGGTCGGCGACACGATGCATCAAGGTGTTGAGGTCGAGCGTTGTATTAAGGGCATCGGCGAGGGAGTAGAGGAACTCGACCTGATGCACCGGGTCCACCCGGATATTTGCCGGCTGCGAGGTTTCAACGGCGCTGGGCCGGTAATCACCCTCGAAGCTGTGTTCGGGTGTGACCTCCGGCGATGGCGCGCCGGGGGAGGTTCCGCGCCGTTCTTTGTTGGCCGTAGACATAGGAAGAGCCGATGATACTACTGATGAGGTTGTACAGACTGCTGTTTGCTCACATAGATGCAGGCACTTTAGTCAATGTGTCGAATTAGTAACCGTTGTTGGATACCGGCCCTGATTCGCTTCCTGCAAGCTCATTGACGATTTTGACGCTGGCACTGGCCCCAATTCGAGAGGCACCGGCGTGCAGCATGGCTGAGGTGTCGGCGAGCGAGCGGATGCCGCCCGAAGCCTTGACTCCGGCGCGGGAGCCGGCGACTCCGCGAAGAAGACCGATATCGTCGACGGTAGCTCCTCCGGTGGAGAACCCGGTTGAGGTTTTTAGGAAGTCGGCTCCGGCAGAGAGCGCAAGCTCAGCGGCCCGAAGCTTTTCTTCGAAGGTAAGAAGACAGGTCTCCAGGATGACCTTTACGATGGCCCCGGCGCCGTGGGCGAGCTCTACGACGCCACGGATATCCTGCTTGACGGCTTCATAATCTGCTGCCGCTGCGCTCTTGAACAATCCGATATTGAGGACCATATCGACGTCGTGGGCCCCATGCTTCAGTACGCGGGCAGTCTCATCACGCTTGGAGGCAGAGAGTGTGGCTCCAAGAGGGAAGCCGATGACGACTCCTACAGGGATGCCGGTCCCCTTGAGGGCGTCGGCTGCGAGCTGAACCCAGGTCGGGTTGACCATGGCACAGGCAAAGCGATGTTCAGCGGCTTCATGGCAGAGCTGAAGGACCTGGTTGCGGGTCGCATCCGGTTTGAGCAGAGTGTGGTCTAGAACAGCAGCCAGATTCTGGGGAGAGGAGAGGGCCTGGTTTGCAAATGTTTTGGAATCATAAAGATATGTTTCGTGGTGCGACAGGCTGCTCATGGTTCTCCTTTGGACGCCGTTTGCGATGCGGTCTGTTTCTATCACACGGGGATTATCTCTGGCATCCACAGGGTCGGGTCCCCCTCCCGTCATTTTGGTGCAAAGTATTCAAAAGAGATACTTTAGTTGGGTACTTCAAGAGAATGACTCGGGAAGCGCTAGATTTGTTAGCTAAAGTATTGAAAATAAATTCTCTAGACATACAAAAGCAGAGCCCTGGAGATGGCTCCAGGGCTTCTCCACTTCTGCTTCAATTATACCAAGCCTGTTGCAATTGATCTGCATTGTCAAACTGCTTGTTTTCAAATACTTACGCGATTTATCGCTTGACAGCCCGGAGCCGGCGCATTTGAAGTAACTGAATCGTTTCCAGAACTTTATTGTTAGAGGTTCGTCGAACGGTGTTCCGTCATCTGATGGCTATGGAGATGAAGACAAAAGTACAGCTGTCGGTGTTGGATCAGTCGCCGGTGGCTGAGGGGAGCACTTCGGCGCAGGCCTTGCAAAACTCGATTGAGCTGGCTCGGCAGGTGGATGGGTTAGGTTTTCGACGCTTCTGGATGTCGGAGCACCATGCAATGGACCTGCTGGCATGCACAGCTCCTGAGATCATGTTGGCAAGGATTGGGGCGGAGACGAAGAGGATTCGAATTGGGGCGGGTGGGATTATGTTGCCGCACTATACGGCCCTGAAGGTGGCAGAGGTCTTTCGTACGCTTTATGGGCTGTATCCGGGCAGGGTAGATCTTGGGATCGGACGTGCGCCGGGTGGTGGGCCGATGGAGTCGCTGGCGCTGCGTCGAACCAGAAAGACGGCGATGGAGGATGACTTTCCTGAACAGGTGACGGAGTTGCTGGCGTTTTTGGAGGAGGATTTTCCTACGGCACATCCCTTCAGTAAGGTGAAGGCGATGCCCGCGCCAGTGATGGCTGGACAGTACGCGGGGCCAGCAGTGTGGATGCTGGGCTCGAGCATGTGGAGTTCGGCTGCGGCAGTGGAGTTTGGATTGCCGTACTCGTTTGCCCACTTCTTCAGTCCGGTGAAGACACGGGACGCCATCGAGACCTATCTGCGGAATTTCAGGACAGGGATTCGATTGGAGAAGCCCGAAGCGACGGTGGCAGTCGGCGTGGTGTGCGCCGAGACTCAGGAGGAGGCGGAGTTTCTGGCATCGAGCGTGAAGCTGTTACAGCAGAGGATTCGTCTGGGGGAACGCAAACCAGTGGCAGCGCCGGAGGAGGCGATTCGCGAACTGGAGATGCGGGGAGTGGTCCCGCTGGAAGAGGGAGAGTGGCCAAGGTATTTCGTGGGGACGCCGTCGGTTGTGCGGGGAAAGCTGGAGCAGATGGCCGGTGAGTTGGGGATTCATGAGGTGATCGTGAATACGATCGTCTGGGACCACCAGAAGCGGTTGAAGAGTTATGAGCTGCTGGCAAGGGAGTTTGGGATGTGATGGAGCTCTTGTGATAACCGCAGATCCTTCGACTCCGCGCTAACGCGCTTTGCTCAGGATGACACTCTGGAAGGCTTTCGTAAGCTCGAAGTAAAACTCTGAGTATACGAAGCCTTCCCGGTGAAGAATCAGTGCGCGGCGTCTTCGGGGAAGAGGCGAATGTCTTCGACTCCGCGATAGCGTTCGGCGTAGTCCATTCCATAGCCGATGACGAAGCGGTTGGGAATCTTGAAGGCAACGTAGTCGGCTTCAATGGGGACGAGGCGGCGTTCGGGCTTGTCGAGGCAGGTGGCGATTTTGAGCGAGGCTGGTTTGTGCTGCAGCATCAGGCCGCGAAGGTAGTTGAGGGTGAGTCCGGTATCGAGGATGTCCTCGACGAGGATGACGTGACGGCCTTCGATGGGGTTGTCGATGTCTTTGATGAGCTTGACGGCACCGGAGGAGACACGGGCACGGCCGTAGCTGGAGACGGCGACGAAGTCGAAGGTGTTGTCGACCTTGATGGCGCGGGCGAGGTCGGACAGGAAGATGGCCGCTCCTTTGAGGACGCCGATGAGAACGATGGATTGGCCTTCGTATTCGGCTGAGATCTGGGCACCAATCTCGCGAGTGCGCTGGGCAATCTGCTCTTTGGAGATGAGGATGTCCATGGTTTCAGGGGCCGGGAAGAATGCAGTGGGGGCAGGGGCAGAACTGGTGGGCATAGGGCTAAGTTAACGCGAAGATGGGCTGGAGGCCAAGTTTTTCTCTCAGGAAGCCAGTTCGGAGCAGTCGGACGATACACTGGAGAGGACTATGTTTCCTTACATTGATATCGGCCCGTTGCACCTGGGCACGTTTGGGTTAATGCTTTGGCTGGCTGCTGTTGTCGCAACGGTGGTGTTGCATAAGAACTTCGTCCGAAACGGCGTGAACGCGGACGCTCTGAATGTTGTGGCTTTTGTGGTGATTACAGGGGTCATTGGGGCGAAGCTCTGGCATGAGTTCCAGGATGTGACGACACTGCGGATGTCGTTGGCCCGTATGGGGGCTCCAGGGTGGAAGCATCCGTTGGATGTCGTGATGGAGTTCCTGCACTGGTTTCAGGCAGGATTCGCCTGGTTTGGCGGAATGGTGGCCGGCATTCTGATGCTGATGTGGATGGGGCGCACAGCACAGTTCCGTGCGACTGGAGAAAAGATTGGCGCCCTGCGCATGCTGGACCTTGCGGCTCCGGCGGCGGCGGTGGGTTATGGAGTAGGCAGAATTGGTTGTCTGCTTTCAGGCGACGGCGACTACGGCATCAAGACGACCCTACCGTGGGGCGTTCATATGAGGCCGGATGCGCTGGTTCCAACAGCGGACCTGGTGCAGCCGACTCCAGTGTATGAGCTGCTGTATTCTCTGGTGCTGGCGTGGTGGTTGTGGAAGAGGGCCAAGAGCAAGCCTCCGGTCAGTGTGATTACGGGTGAGTACCTGGTGCTGAGCGGAATTGGTCGGTTCCTGGTGGAGTTTGTACGGATCAACCCGAGGTTGTACTGGGGAATGAGCAACGCGCAGGTGGCGGCGATCGGTTCGATTCTGGCAGGCCTGGTGCTGGTTGCGGTGGCGAAGACGAAGAATGTGCAGTGGGAGCCTGAATTGGCCAGCGATTCGCAGGGGTAGGCCGGTTTGGGTATCAGTCCAACCGCAGATCCTTCGACTCGCACTTCGTGCTCGCTCAGGATGACACTTTCGTGGGGAGAAGTAGAAAGGCCCGGACAGGTTGAGTGTCCGGGCCTTTCTGTGTGAAGCAATTAGCGGGAGAGCTCTTCGCGAACCGGTGGCTGAGGTGCAGAGAAGAACAGATTGGAGATGAGGCCGCCGATGATGGCTCCCAAAATAGGAGCTACCCAGAAGAGCCAAAGTTGTGAGATGGCC
This portion of the Edaphobacter sp. 4G125 genome encodes:
- a CDS encoding (2Fe-2S) ferredoxin domain-containing protein translates to MPFFEHHLFICTNERDESASRPSCLPKGSKKLKAVFKDAIKDAGLKHRVRANESGCLDQREHGPVVVVYPEAVWYGKVHVDDVGEIVQQHLMNGKPVERLRLPESCINNEHCPHRNAKSK
- a CDS encoding DUF507 family protein; this translates as MIFSKDYVGYLARQTVKQLIAQKMIQTEKPAILDERVAAAMVDELSLEDRINDEVRVILEAFQDDMRKTGASYPEMFKKVKNELARKYKAVL
- a CDS encoding DUF507 family protein, giving the protein MRISRDKLNKLAHTVADTLAEIQECDFLEDRNTIRQEARRALERLLTEETKIDAAARQKIASQRKIILEGSQEWDILYRKYYNDEVKKLGL
- the miaB gene encoding tRNA (N6-isopentenyl adenosine(37)-C2)-methylthiotransferase MiaB, coding for MSKTFYIETFGCQMNVHDSEKVIGTLEHEGYAQVHDETAADLILYNTCSIRDKAEQKVFHRLNEYKRMQGEGKKFAVIGCVAQQEGERIFERAPFVSIVAGSASYRNLPTMLERLEAGETRITGLDDRQTDETFDTEFTVRSNPHRGYITIIEGCDKFCAYCVVPYTRGKERSRTSASVLVEARRMADEGHTDIQLLGQNVNSWRDPSGRMSFAELLTEVGNISGIRRVRFTTSHPRDFTRDIVEAIDATPTICDHIHLPVQSGSSSVLHTMSREYTREWYLERMSWIHSAKRDISITSDMIVGFPGETDADFEQTITLLDAVRYDGVFAFKFSPRPNTPAVNMADSISDEVKNERLRILNDRQREIQREHYARHLGHNVEVMVESYNQARGQIVGRSSQNKTVNFTVPIGASEPPIGSYLPIHITRTQPNCLVGEAVAGVDPLQATHQPQPFVVLN
- a CDS encoding bifunctional nuclease family protein, whose translation is MTTSAPQTVSTHSADEVEMQIRGLMMDPVTNMPIVVLKDVASDTVLPIWVGIFEANAIALELEKTATPRPMTHDLMRNMARNLNAEVRKVVVSELRDDTFYAVIWLDQAGETIAMDARPSDAIALALRWDCPIYVNRDVLENSRQAATGMQSVNSDEMRRWLENLNDDEMGRYKM
- a CDS encoding glycosyltransferase family 9 protein — protein: MSLKKTPLRLSARALLSVERLVRPAPAISPASILVLEYLLPLGCCIHLTPLYQAIKRSVPESTITVATRGLGLSVLRHNTFIDYLIETPDPLVTPLKAAQSLRAELSRRSLRPELILTGASDQRTRIAVMAMLTAPAIRGGFTIHNELYHRPLIYDSQRSLIDNNLRMAEFVSASPEHREPRVFFSEANAAAAQKLIQAANPEARPLVVFVTQNSGGQLTGWHTSRFVEVIQHTYNKLGCAVVYVGTDRDHDSIEEIRKAAGGVGVSLAGKTSVTELAALLALADAAVSLDTGTMHVGRCVGLPMVVIGPSWQKPIEWLPLELPQVRILRGPDRDRKDIPANYKLDEVEAPAVIVALEDLLTKYPANAASRQQRLNAGISTIDHLQP
- the aroA gene encoding 3-phosphoshikimate 1-carboxyvinyltransferase → MSSSIAQPSTTQIVRPARSFQGSVTVPGDKSISHRYAMLAGIAEGTTRLSNFSTGADPHSTLGCMEALGAKVVKSETQIEVTGVAGAFQQPKAELDCGNSGSTMRMLAGLIAPHPHTFTLIGDHSLTMRPMERIRKPLSAMGARIDLVDGHAPMTIHGGPLKAIDFETPIPSAQVKTAVLFAGLQAEGTTSLSEAVRTRDHSEHALKAFGATLTRSSEKLSISGGQKLKSIDATVPGDISSAAFFLCAALLFPDSNLVLDSLGMNPTRAALLDVITTLGGKIKVLMVEEHHGETIGTIQVNRSPEGLKGAKISGALSAQLIDELPVIAAIAPYTRDGVVIRDAKELRVKESDRIALVVKNLRAMGAELTEFEDGLAITGNQQLHGAEIDSGSDHRIAMAFSVAALRASSENIIHGAEAAAISFPEFFTLLNELAKR
- a CDS encoding SpoIIE family protein phosphatase; the encoded protein is MSTANKERRGTSPGAPSPEVTPEHSFEGDYRPSAVETSQPANIRVDPVHQVEFLYSLADALNTTLDLNTLMHRVADLVRAVIDYRIFAILLINDRTQELWMRFQIGHTPDVERTRLKMGRGIVGQAALQRRTLRVDDVSKEEHYINANPNVRSEMAVPLIVKNRVIGVLDLESEAVGFFTTEHQRLLEMVASRMAVAVENARLYTRVSRQAQTLTVLNDISREITSILDVDDLLERIGQLLKRVIDYQMFTILLWSERTQQFQHRFSSRYGERITRERSVALGEGIIGSAAQLREPVLASDARKDARYVAVNPETRSELAVPLIYKGKVIGVIDLEHTRINYYNEDHQRTLSTLAAQVAISIANARLYQRIHEEEQRMERDLEMARQVQLRLMPPQPPKLEHAEFAAQFFAARSIGGDVYDFLDYGPGRVAVAIGDVSGKAAPAALYAALVSGILRSLATQHLSPAALLAALNEQLQERRMDSQYVTMLIAIWDDSNQTIQIANAGSVQPLFVSLSSSSSRTTVDVKTIKAEGFPLGLFPDVEYEEFTISTRPGDLMVFFSDGIPDAENAKGEMFGTERLTKVLKTLRQPTAASAADAILDAVGTFQSGTEHFDDETVVVLRAL
- the deoC gene encoding deoxyribose-phosphate aldolase — encoded protein: MSSLSHHETYLYDSKTFANQALSSPQNLAAVLDHTLLKPDATRNQVLQLCHEAAEHRFACAMVNPTWVQLAADALKGTGIPVGVVIGFPLGATLSASKRDETARVLKHGAHDVDMVLNIGLFKSAAAADYEAVKQDIRGVVELAHGAGAIVKVILETCLLTFEEKLRAAELALSAGADFLKTSTGFSTGGATVDDIGLLRGVAGSRAGVKASGGIRSLADTSAMLHAGASRIGASASVKIVNELAGSESGPVSNNGY